agcttaaatatgaaatagtatgaaattgaaacaaattgttatgaaaatgtatttaaattatctgtaagtgtttcgtgcttctcggtaatgtctcgtactctattccgacgatggatacgggtagggggtgttataCTAGGACACCTGCTCGTACCTATGCCATTCAAGCAAGAGAAGAAGCATCAGCTCCGGACTtaattgctggtactttctatctttattATGTTACTGTGTATGCATTGATAGACACTgggtctacacattcatatatttgcactatgttagcatctgaaaagaatttATCTGTTGAGCGTACTGATTATGATGTTCAAGTCACTAATCCATTAGGCCAAAGTGTggtagttaatttaatatgtcataACATTCCACTAAAAGTAAAGGGCTGTGATTTCCCttctgatttgatgttgttaccctttcgaGAATTTAATATTATCCTGGGTATAGACTGGTTAATGAAACATGACACGATAGTAAATTGTCGAGAAAAACAGATTAGTTTGAAATGTTAGACAGGAGATATAATTTTGGTTGGGTCTGAGAATTTGGGTGACACTGTTAGAATGATTTCATATTTTTCTGTTCAAAAATTGTTGCGTAAAGGAAATGAGGCATACTTAGCCTATATTCTTGATACTTGGGATTCTGAATCAAAGTTAGAGCAATTGTCTATTGTGAATGAATTTACTGATGTGTTTTCTGaggaattaccaggtttaccacccgaTAAAGAAGTCGAATTTGTGATAGATGTGCTTCTGGGAATAGCTCCCATCTCAGTGACACTGTATAGAATGGCCCCagtagaattaaaagagttgaagataCAGTTACAAGAGTTGTTAGACAAAGGGTTTATCAGACCGATTATATTACCATGGGGTGCAcctattttatttgtgaaaaagaaggacagttCACTGAGACTGTGCATAGATTACAggcagttgaataaggtaacgattaaaaataaatatcatttgccttgtattgatgatttattcgatcagttgaagggcgCTGCGGTATTCTTAAAAATAGATCTCAGATCCGGATATTATCAGTTAAAAGTAAAAGAGTATGATATGCCAAAAACAGCCTTCAGAATtcggtatggccattatgagttcttaGTCATGCCATTCGGTTTGACTAATACTCTTGCtacatttatggatttaatgaatcgaattttttaGCCTTATTTGGATatatttgtggttgtgttcattgacaaTATACTGATCTATTCAAAGACAGAATCCAAGCATGCTCAGCATTTGAGAGTTGTGTTacagattttgagggaaaaacagTTATATACAAAATTCAACAAATGTAAATTTTGGCTTCACGAGGTTGTATTTTGGGGTCACATTGTGTCAGCCAATGGAATACGAGTGGATCCTATCAAAGTATCGGCAGTGATAAATTGGAAAATTTCGAAGAATGTAACTGAAGTGcaaagttttctaggattagctggttattactgCCGATTTATGAAATACTTTTCAATGATTGCTTCACCGATGACCCGATTACTAcagaaaaaatattgaatttgtaTGGTCTGataagtgtcagcaaagttttgatcagttgaaaaaaTGTTGACAGAAGCTCCGGTGTTAACTCAGCCTAAATCAGGTGTGCTATATGTggtatatagtgatgcatctctaAATGATTTAGGCCGTGTACTTATACAGTCAGGAAAAGTGGTAGCATATGCTTCTCTGTAATTGAAATCACATGAAATGAACTATCGCGCACATGATCTTGAGCTATTTGttattgtttttgctttgaaaatttggagacattacctatacggtgaaaaatgttatatgcatacagatcataagagtctgaAATATTTAATGTCACAAAAGGAGCTGAACTTGAGACAGAAGGTAGCTAGAGCTACTAAAAAATTACGATCTTTTCATTAATTACCATCCGAAAAAGGCAAATGTAGTGGTAGATGCACTCAGTCAGAAATCGTCATTGTTTGCTCTTCGGGCATTAAATGCTCATTTGTCTGTTAATGAAGATGGTTCTGTGTTAGCAGAATTAAAGGCAAAACCAATATTCTTTCAATAGATTCGGGAGTTGAAAAATGAAGACCCGAAGTTGGTGTTTAAACGACAGATGGTTCAAGACAACTTGAAATCAGAATACTCCATTGATGATAGTGGTATGATATACTATCGcaatagaatttgtgtttcgaATAATCTagatttgaaaaatgatattttatcaggGGCTCATAGTAGCATGTACTcaattcatccgggtagtacgaaatgtattgtgatttgaagaaaatgtattggtggcctagtatgaaacgagaaatttgtaaatttgtggcaaaatgtttgatttgtcaaccggtaaaagcagaacatcaagtgtctacgggtttgttacaacctgtaaTGATTCCAGAATGAAAGTGGGAACATgtgatgatggattttgtatctaggtTACCTgtgactccaaaaaagaaagatttaaTTTGGGTGGTAGTGGACAGATTGActaagtcagcacattttattccggttAGAACAGATTTTTCGCTTGAAAAGTTAGTAGAATTATATGTGtcagaaattgtgaaattacatgGAGTACTAGAGTTGATCATGGGCTGggcagcccggcccggcccgaaggcccgcccgaaaaatgggagggtttgggtaaaaatataggcctaaaaaatgggcttgggcaaaaaaacgaggcccgtttagaaaacgagtCGGGCTTCGGGTAAgagttttttggcccgggcccggcccggcccgacccgaattatatattaatatatatatttatttattttatttttaattattttaaaattttaatataaccattttttattatattattaatttgtgtattattttaagaattattttagtattatttttatttgttttaatatttgtttttatgttttttaatatatttgatttattatatttttaaatttttttatttaatgaaataaaaaaaatttaatatgggccgagtcgggccgggctcgggcttagtaattttatttcgggcctggcttgggcaaaattttaggctcatatttcgggccgggccgggcccgggcctagtagacgggcctaaaaatttgtatgggcccggcccggcccatgatcacctctatggAGTACCGACGTCTATTATTTCTGAttgagatccgaggtttacttcaagattttggaGTAAAATGCAGAAAGCTTTAggcactaaattaaaatttagaacaacttttcatcctcaaaccgacgggcaatcagagcgagtgattcagattttagaagatatgttgaggtATTGTATACTTGAGTTCGGTGGTAGCTGAGACAGGTATTTACCtttagctgaatttgcttataataatagctatcaaactagtatcaaaatggcaccgtttgaagctctgtatggaaggaAATGTAAAACCTCGTTGTATTGtctgaattaagtgaatcgaaGTTAGTGGGAGTAGATTTGATTcgggaaattgaagaaaaagtccGAATTATTTGAGACAGTTTGAAAGCTGCGTCCGATCGTCAAAAGTTGTATGCAGATCTGAAAAGAAGAGGTATAGAGTTCAATGTGGTTGATCATGTGTTCTTGAAAGTTTCTCCCTGGAAGAAAGTCCTACAGTTtggtaaaaagggaaaatttagtccacgatttatcgggccgtatgaaatcattgaaagaatcaGTCTGGTAGCTTATAGTTTGGCTTTACCTCTGGAACTTGagaagatccataatgtgtttcatgtatctatatTGGGACGGTATAATATGTGATTCATCATACCGAGATAGAGCTACAATCAGATATGACTTATTCGGAgaaaccaataaaaattttagCTCAGAAAGTTAAAGAACTATGGAATAAACGAGTACCATTAGTTAAAGTGTTATGGTATCGACATGGATTGGAGGAGGCAACGTGGGAAACAAAAGAGTCTATGAGATAACAGTACCCAAATTTATTCACATGTACGAAATTTCATAAACGAAATTTCCTAAGAGGGGAGAGTTATAACTGCCCAAATTTTAGTGATGTtggaatagtgatttgagatcactaaatccgacatgtgagtttagaaattaataagtaaaagttaggtgtgattttagaaatatttttgaattagtgaattttgcgaattaaatgaaattattagataaattgagataaaaacgaggtatcaagacctcagaACTATAAAtcaagttataaatatttttataaatatttatggagtgttaataagttagtattaaagttttgttaagaaatctTAACATTTCGGTAGtcaattgaatgaaaatgattaaattgaataaaatacaaaactgtggaaagtgattaaatagcttaaataataaataaaagggactcaaagggcaattagacccaaaataaAAATGGGCTGGACGATTGGGTAATAAAATGGTAGGAAAATAGTGTGAACTgatggcaaaattgtaattaagctaaatttgaatagttaaaagttggactaaattagaatatctagagttttctttcattttcttcatcCTCTCTAGCCAAAAACACCATTTAAGGGTTTCTTTAAGTTGGTTTCTCATATTTTACtacatgtaagctcaattcttgattatttcttgttaTGAATTATTTAGGAAATTGCCATGAATAAGtgctggaagtttatgatgatttagcatggaattgaagttttaattttattgcttgatgattttatgaagataattaaatagaaattgatatttaggattaaattgtagaagaaTTTAGAATTAGGGGTttgtgttgaaattttgaatttcaaaggCTGTGAAATAGTTCATAATATTTAGAGAAAGTATTAAATAAGAGAtgttagttcaattgatgggtaaattgagtagggatcaaattgtaaaaactataaaatttaaggtaaaagtgtaattttaagaATTAAAGGGTATAAACTGTGAAGTAGAGTAAAATTTAAATGAATGCTAATAAATGAATGATTTgacaattatagatcaagaacccgaAGTGAATCGTGAAAAGAAAAAATAGCCGATTAGCCCCTGAACTTGCACGACTTTTTGCGAATTGgctcaggtaagttcatatggctaaattcaatgttttgttatgaaaatttCACGAACGTTATAGTATATTATTTCATATGAATGCTATTAAATtgtgataattgtaaaataatgtTTGAGTAAAAGTATAAATTAGGTGGAACGACGGatttgagtactttcgttcagtggttaagaagaattgacggaaaagaccatggttggaccatggcaacatgtgatacgtgatttctgtataagaccatagctgggctatggtatTGGTGTGATATGTGTttctatgtaagaccatatctgggatatggcatcagtgtgatatatgatccgtgtaagaccatggctgggctatggcttcagtgtgtgatatgtgactatgtacaagaccatagttttactatggcattgtgaaaacgaagtactcaattctaAAATCGTTCTATAATTTGATTAAGAAAGATAAGTGATAAATGGGCCCAAGAgattaaaatttgttaatgagtgaCATTGAATTCAATCAAGTGAACTTATCACTGATTTTGTGATTGACAAGAGGAATTAgtgaaaattatatattatatgattgtTACAAAATGTTCAGTAAGATTTACTTTCTATgccatgagcttactaagcttctttaAACTTACTTGTATATGTTTATTGTTTCTTGTAAATTGACGTatatacattcggaggatcggatctacattgaggatcacactatccagatttactctggtagattttgttaaaaacctttttgatttatatggcatgtataggggttgAAATGATAATGAAATAGTATGAATAATTAAGTATGCAAAGTAATTTGAATGTGAAGGTTGTGTTAGAtaatgaaatatacatgttttgacttgaaatggttgattggttggactttgttgatatataaatatgtttttgtgCAGGAGGATAGTataagggtgagaaaagtggtcttatatggcctattttcgtccacacggacagacacacgggcgtgtatctaggTCATGTGTGATACACGGCCTGCCATACGGACGTGTGTTAAGGCCGTGTGTcacctgcatcttaaaaatgagaaacagaatgtccaggtttagatacacggcctagcacacaggtgtctggcttggccgtgtgacacatATGGGCTCCAAACACGGCCGTGTAAAGTCTGCACCTAAAAGGTGAAACTTTaattaccacacggcctagcaacaCGGGCGTATGCTCAGGCCATGTGACCCAAATTTCTTCATGgatgcaagtcagagagttacacgccCCAGAGACATGGCTATATGGACTACACGGTCACGCCACACTGGTGTGTCCcctatcacacgggcgtgtgacctttataattGCAAAAATTCCCTAATGTTCCAGTTTTGTCCCGACCCGATTCTAAAGCACATTATGGGCCTCgaaggtccatttaagggacgtttaCAATAAATCATAATAATTGAATAGTAAATGAGTAAAATTTATGTAAGTGTTCCGTACTTTTCTGTAATGTCTCGAACCCTATCCcaacaatggatacgggttaaggatGTTACATAAACTTCCTAGAATGACTCAGTTTAAGAAATATgactcaaaatcaaatttttagactCCAACGAAAAATAGGTCATTACATTAAATGAGATTTTTAATGCTTTTAATTAACTTCAATATTTGGTAAAGTTAGAATATGGAGATCAACACTGAGATGTGAAAAGCTTAGCGTTCGGGTTTTAATTCTGTGCACAAGTCATAATTGGATCGAAGAGTTTGTGATCACTTGCAGCATAATCTAAAAGTCTTCGCATATTTCCTTAAATTTGTAAGGACCCTTGAAACAGTATAGGTTGACATGTACTTAGGTTATGTTAATTGGCTGATTCAGTTACTTTGGTTCtattttgaaactaattaattattCAGTTGAATtttctgaaatgattttatttttacaagTACATTTATAATGTCATAtagttgtttaaaatttatgtttttatgtgtaataattggaagaaagattgaagaTATCGCTACGATGATCAATGTGGTACTCCAAATTCGAATGAATTGTCGAGTCAGACTTTTGGAGTGTTATAGGAACTCTTCAAGTTGCTTCGTCGGTATTGTCTTCCCATTTAGTTGTTGGTAGTTGAAGTAGAATCATTGAATTCATCTTAACCATTTCAACAGAATTGGTCTCAACCTTCTCATACAATAGTTCTTCCATATCAAGATCATGAATCAATCTTTCATTTTTAGGTTCCACTACATCTTTAAACGAGGCTTTGGTACCAATTTATAGGGAATCAAATCTGGATAGAATCCAACTCAATTAGCATGATTTGATTAAGGAAGATTTATTTTACAAACGGTCACATTCTAGAAACCTTAATCTAAAGTGACAAAGTCACACTCACCACcgtgatttaaaaattaaaagatacaaAGTATCACCACTTTTAAATACCTCATACTAATAGAAACTATATAAGGTTGTTTAATTGTTGTTGATCCACCAAGAACAAGAAAACAAAGGAAATTTGCAAAAAAGaacaaatttttattcaaattctcATATCACTTTTTCATTTACACCGTTAATCTTATTTAGGCCACTTGAGACATCCCCCAAGCATAGGTTCACAAATTACATGTCAAATTAACACAAAGCATTGAACAAAAgagtttatttattaatttgttcaGATTCAATCCTCCTAAATAGTTTTCAATAAAACAATCATGACTCTTTTGTAGAAAATTCTTGAAGTCACATTATTTGTTTTGATGAAAACTAGACTTCCAAATCTTTCGCACTTGTCCAAATACTTTTTAGGACTTGTGAGTCGGtacaaactttaattttaatttgatgaatGAATCTTGGGCTTTTAACAACTTTGAATTTTGACCATCTTTTGTTTCTTCTTCAAAAGTCTTCTCATCTTGCGGTCATTAGGCTTTCCAAGCTCTAGATTCAACCCTTCAGTTTGGGCCATAGTAGTTAGCAAACTCAATATATGTTCCTGCATTAACTATGCACGGTATACGGAAGGTGTGGCGTGGTCTTGCGCCACCCAAATTCAATGTTTTTACTTGGCAACTCCTCGAAGAGCGCATCCCTATTAAGATGAAGCCAGTCAAGTGAGGGCATCAATATTGACAACACCACTTCCTGTCCTTTTGCAATAAAGCAGATGAGTCTattttttcatttactttttgCTTGTGATGTGGTTGTGCCCGTGTGGCAGTAATGGTGTTTCGCATGGCAGGTTGTTGTCAATGCTTAATGAATGTATTTTTAACTGTAAAGTGGTGGATCAGGGTCGATATTTAAGGCTAACTTGGTGATGGGTAGTTGTAAAATGAAAAGATCAGTGTATAAGGGTTGATAACATTTATGAAAACCTAAGCCTATTTTGGTTCAAAAAGGCTCCATGGGCACGTAAAGAGAATCTGCCCCTCCCTAAGGATCCATCAAGTTCAATGCGATGGAAATGGATTTGTGCTGTGTTCTTTTTCAAGCATTCTCACGAGATCGACTTGCAATTTAATTGTACAGTGCAACAGCAACAACGCCATTCAAGAAAGATGAATGCGACTGGAGGATGTTTCCAAAGTCAACAATAAAAATGCCAAGTCAAAAATAAAGATGCAAACCTGCTAGCAAAACGGGCGCTTAGTTTGGTCAGTATTGCTACGTCTATGTGTTTGGTTGCTGTGCtgagatattaataatttatctcattgtcaccttTTCGATTGTACCTTGGGGCTTTCATTCATTAGccctttcaaaaataaaaatggacgCAGTCAATTCAATTCTTGTAAAACCGAATCCAAATAACTTACGAGCTCCATCTGTCTAGTTGATCGCCTCTCTTCACCCTAACGCCGAGATGCAGGGACAGCATTAAAGTGAGTGATCTTACGCCATTTATGACTTAACCTTTTTCTGCTTTCAACAGGAATGCCTGCAGGAAACAAATAAACTAGTCTGTATCGATAGCATTTTCCACTCATGACAAAACCCCCAAAGCCAACTCTTTTGAACTCCAATATAGACGATCCATTATATAcccaaattaacaaaattttggTTCTGCTGAACAGCAACCACCCCCCTTTTTGTTCAACTGAAGAaacttttataatatttgtggTTATTGATCAAGTAGAGACAGGGAATCCAGCACATAATGTTAAAATCAAAGGAGAGAACAATAACAAATGGATGGAATGCAGTGTGAATGTATCTAGAAGATGGAAGACCAACAATTGCCAGTCCATCTCTCAAGCCTCCGAAGATACGAAAGCCCCGAAGCTTCATCCATGGCAACTATAGCCACCACCTTACAACTGTCAGCTCCCTGACTTTCAAAGATCAATGGGTTCTGTCCGGTCCTGCACTGCTAGCCCTTCTGAAACATCTGCAAGAGATTTGAGATTGCACTTGATCAAAGCTTCAACAAAGTAGCATGTCTCATCCTTTGTGTTTCCCTCAGGCACATCCACCACAAAGGATTCAATGACTAGAGTTCCAGGTCTGCCATCTATGATCTCTGGATGGAGTGAGATGATTGACGAGTAGTTCTggatttaaaaagaagaaaaagctcAAAGAATAAGACACGCCCCAAATCTTCATGTCACCATGGTAAGCTTAAAATTGAAACTTCAACCTTGACTAGCCACTAATGAACTAAAGCTCTTCAAAAGATAATTCACCACCAGTTTTTGCTGCAACTAACCCGTTGATCAGACATTCACATTGTTCTTTTACCAGACTTTCACAATAAAAAGCTTCCTTGTTGAATATTTGAACATGCATAATTttatgaaccttgatgaatcttaCAAACATCGTGGAGGatgaatcataaaaaaaaaaaaaacaggataaaaaggttaaatcaggaaaaagaaaagaaattcctACCTTAAGTCTATGATCCCCACCAATAATCCGGATGCTGAGGATATGCTCATCATCATCAAGGAGTTCGAGTCTTTCGGTGCTTGTAGTAGCCGGTAGCCCTGACTTGACATCAACTTCTCTAAGACTCCCAATTTCAAGGCTTCCTTGTGCAACACACCGGCTGACAAAGGGTTTATACTTTTGAGGCTGGTCAAATCGCCTCACCAGAGACCAaacctataaaaggaaaaaaagcaATACAaaattcagattctagaagattACAAATTCATAGAAAGATAAGAATCAAGCTAGTAAGGAACCCATTGTTTCTACATGATCTGAAAATAACTACTATAAGGTATCTATCTTCCCCCCTTATGTCATATTCTTCCTCCAGTACAGAACACCTCTAAATTACTAACCATTCATTTGATATGTGCAAAATGGAGAAAGAAAAgggtgaaaagaaaaagataaaaagaaaaaggttcaGCATATGCCTTGCGGCATTCCCATTGGTAAGAAATGCAACAATCTGGAATATaaattgaatttcattcaattaaatcttaACCTCATGGTTCCTAAAGAAAGCAACTATACAGTAGAAACGTATTTATCCTACAAATACCTTTAAACAACCCAATCAAAGAAACATAACAAATTTGTTCAAAAGTTTCAGAGAATAGTGAAGAGACTGATTttgttaacaaataaaaggaattaataatataaatctcaaatttaggATTTATTGATACTCAAAATATCAAAGAAACAAACGACTTAATCTAAATTTTGAGTAGCTCCTTAGCATTTAAACTAAACAACATGATATCTGTTTCGATCTCGAGAGATAAATCTTTGACTGCCGTATTTAAAAATAATCTTATTTAACTCAACAAAACAACCCATACAAGAGATTCTTCATCTCAACATCAATGTAGTGAGTAAAAGTTAAGGAAGTTTATGTAAACCAGTACAGCAAATGTAGAAAATTAGATTCAATCTTCTTTCTTCTGTTTccatgaataaataaattcaatcaaaCCAATCAAGATTCAAAGAACTATAACAGAAAATCATCACAGATCAAGATTAACTTCTTCAAGAGAACAAAAATCGAACATTGAAATACGTATACATAGCACTCggaaaacatgcaaaaataaagattaaaaagaAATTACTAATCAAGAAGGccataaaagaaaaacatatctTCGTAATAAATCAAAATCGCAAAGCCAGTCGGAAAGAAAGGAGAACGAAATAGCGATGCCTATGAGTGAGAAGTCAGGAGAGAATTTTCTTGATAAAGATGAGTTGAAAGtaaaaaccacaaaaaaaaacCGTAATCAACGGGAAAGAGATTTACGAGAGGAACAGGAGCTTTGATCCGCTTGACGACGGCAGAACTACACTGATTCTCTCCAGTCTCATGTCGATGACGTCTCCTTAAAAACTCAGTCGCCGCCACCGCACCGGCACTCCCAAATCCATTGCTATTCccattcattttctcttttcctcttaTCAATCCAAACACGCACACTTTCCTCTTACACTAACAAACAAAGATAAAGAAACACTCTAACTCGTCTAGTCTCCAGCGATCACGATTCGGTGACCGACCGGGAAGAGTGACCGACGAATCTTCTAGAGCCTATTAAATCTGGTTTATCtcaagagagagaaaagaagaagcaGCGTATGAATCAGCAGCATAAAAAGAAAGAGAAGGTACCTGAGTTCTTCCACCTCTAAGCCCCCTCCCTAATCCCTAGCATCTACCTCATCACCtgaaatcataaaattattaacAATAAAGACAACCCGATTCAATTTATTACTGGATCACCTCTTATAAATTGACATTGGATTAGGTATGTTATTACGAGAATTGCCACGAATTTTGTCCGCTTCTTCTTTTGTGACCAGACTGCCCGCGTTAGTTGTGTTAAATGAGGGAAATCTAAAGTGGCggttgaaattttaattgttagtttgttattttaattaagataattattttttatttttattttgttttttacacAATATCAAGAGttatttattgtattttcttaacccttaaataaaaagataatgtgTTTCAATATATTCGAATTTATATCTTTTTACACTGTTAATAATATCGATGTCAATTAAGATAATACTCAATTggcaattaaaataattatttgaatttgtGCTTACCATTAAAAATTCGATTAATCCATTAATAGATTGttgatgtgattttttttttgacaaagatTACACATATTTCtataattagtttaaaatattttttatttatttgcaatatAAGACTAAAGACTAATAGTTTTCTATTCCCCTTCTTGTTGTttgttttttttggaaaaataataaaggaaaatgaaGATAATTTTGACTTAATTGTTTGACTTGTTCAAAACACCTCGTACTCGTATAACCTTAtcactcttttttctttctttcttttaattggttttctctgaacatttttcaaaaaaaaaacatccaaagtaaaaaataaaagaaaacactCAAAAATTCCTTTAAAGAAAACCTTAAAATCTTCTCTCGAG
The sequence above is drawn from the Gossypium hirsutum isolate 1008001.06 chromosome A05, Gossypium_hirsutum_v2.1, whole genome shotgun sequence genome and encodes:
- the LOC107904257 gene encoding abscisic acid receptor PYL8, giving the protein MNGNSNGFGSAGAVAATEFLRRRHRHETGENQCSSAVVKRIKAPVPLVWSLVRRFDQPQKYKPFVSRCVAQGSLEIGSLREVDVKSGLPATTSTERLELLDDDEHILSIRIIGGDHRLKNYSSIISLHPEIIDGRPGTLVIESFVVDVPEGNTKDETCYFVEALIKCNLKSLADVSEGLAVQDRTEPIDL